The following is a genomic window from Cryptococcus neoformans var. neoformans B-3501A chromosome 12, whole genome shotgun sequence.
TATTGAGCAACATCCTCGCCCTTGCTTTCTCTATCGAGACTCTCGCCTTGCTCAAGCTCGATTCATTCTTCACCGCCTTCTTGATGCTGGGTCTGTTGCTTGTCTATGATATCTTTTGGGTAAATATCGTCATTATGCCTCTCTATCCCAATCTGATGTCCTGAAATAGGTTTTCGCGACCCCAGTAATGGTTACAGTGGCTAAAGGTATTGATGCCCCCATTAAGATTCTCGCTCCTAAAACCTCCCCATTCGCTTCTCCCACCGATTTCGCCATGCTAGGTCTCGGCGATATCATCGTACCTGGTCTCGTCATTGCCCTTTGTCTCCGATATGACCTTCATCGCTATGCCGCTTTTTACAAGGGCCAGAATGTTACTCCCAGGAGCAAGTTTGGAAAGCCATATTTTTGGTGTGGCGTGGTGAGCTATGTTTTGGGGTTGGGTGTAACGATCGGGGTGATGCACCATTTTCAGAGGGCGCAACCTGCTTTGCTCTACTTGAGTCCAGCTTGTAGTACGTTCTTTCACGGTTCTTTCATTTTTCGATCGATGTCACACGACGCTAATTGGTCTACAGCTCTTGGGCCTGTTCTTCTTGCATTTTCTCGAGGAGAGATTAAGAACCTATGGACATACGATGAGTCaccagaggaggagaacaaGCAAGTCCTTGACGATACCATTGAGGCGGCATCGGAGGCGGCTATCAGAGCTCGCGCAGAAGCCAAGGCAGCTGCCGAAGAGACCGTCAGCAAAGGCGAAGATACTGTTGACGAAGCGCAGGACGCCggagaacaaaaagaacaGATGGACGATGATAGTTGGATGAATAACACCGGCGTCATCGCTCCCGAAGGAAAACCtagaaagaagaagggtgggaagaagaagtagagAATCATTATAGATGCCGTTGCGTATTCATCAAAAAGGTCACCATATCATACATCCTAGTCTATCGCACAAATAAACTGAACTACCTAACAGACCCTATAGGGGCCAATTTTAATTATTTCTGCAAACTCCTTCTGTATTTGATGAACGCCACCAAGTTTTCATACACCTCGTCACCCCTCACTCTCAaattcctttctcttcgcttatcaatcttcttcacctcggCCCTGACCTTGCCCACGATACCGCTTAAAACTTGCAAATAATCATTTTCAACAAAAACAGAGTTGAAAGAACGGGTCTCATCAGAGTAAATGTCGATAATGGCGTTGAGCAATGAGACGAGCATTTCCGCCGAgggggtgggggaggtggaggtgagaCGTTGAATAAGGTTCTGGGTGATGGATTGGTTTTCGGCATTGGAAATGGATTCGCG
Proteins encoded in this region:
- a CDS encoding hypothetical protein (HMMPfam hit to Peptidase_A22B, Signal peptide peptidase, score: 266.7, E(): 3.7e-77) translates to MSQYNTIWATYVSLGVQALIPIAIGSFKSLKTPEDTRRRLRESKKGQISEEYDDEDEEPAGETLTWKESAMFPIMGSVMLLGLWAVLKYFGKKWITIILGVYFGLAGMLAVQSTFSSIIGYLLRVFGISMTTYHVRISAGFRQIFHLPTTLPTMCLIPVSIVLPLLYVYFDRHYILSNILALAFSIETLALLKLDSFFTAFLMLGLLLVYDIFWVFATPVMVTVAKGIDAPIKILAPKTSPFASPTDFAMLGLGDIIVPGLVIALCLRYDLHRYAAFYKGQNVTPRSKFGKPYFWCGVVSYVLGLGVTIGVMHHFQRAQPALLYLSPACTLGPVLLAFSRGEIKNLWTYDESPEEENKQVLDDTIEAASEAAIRARAEAKAAAEETVSKGEDTVDEAQDAGEQKEQMDDDSWMNNTGVIAPEGKPRKKKGGKKK